The Prionailurus bengalensis isolate Pbe53 chromosome C2, Fcat_Pben_1.1_paternal_pri, whole genome shotgun sequence DNA segment CGCTCCTCTCAAGGTTGAACACATTCCAAATACCTTCATGTGGAAGAGTCAAAAATAACAGAACAGGAGCCGGCTGCGGAGATGGCATTTCTGCCAGTAAAATTTTCCCAGTGAACACATTCATCTAGCTTCTGACATCGTTCTTGGAGTGATCGTTGTCTGTCTGATgcaaaatgtggcaaaatgtggCTTCACTTTATGTTTTGTCgcacagggaaagaaaaggtTTTGTTCAGAACTTTAGAAAGGTTTGTTGAGACCACATAacctttttcttattaaattctgGAAAGTAGCTAATGTTCCTTTGGTAGTGAGGTGCTGTAGAGGAATGTGTTTCTTGCTTCTCCTTTCACAGGATTACTTCACAGATAGGCTTCAAGTGTGTGACTCAACCTCAATACATGAGGCAGGCTTCTTGGCGGATGTGTTTCCATTATCTGAGGGGCGGTAGGAAAGTGTGCTCATTTTTGTTGATAGGTTTGAGTGGGATTTGGCCTTTGGAGGGATGTATTTCAGaagctggagaaaatattttttaaattttttccccagaaagcCATAAAAGAGAGGATTCAGGCAATTGTTAAAATAAGCTATGCAAATAGTGATGGGCATGGCGGTGTCCACAATATCTGCAATTTTACAGTCATGTATGATGCCCAGCTGAATCAATACATCCAGAAAAGTGAATATTTGGTGGGGaacccaggaaaagaaaaagaaaagcacaattgCCATAATTATCTTGAAAATATCATCATTTCTTGGCTTGTTCTTTTGAATCTCATAAGCCCTCTTCAGAGTCTTCCAAATAAGAGTGTAACTTGTAAGAATgatcagaaaaggaaacaagaaaccCAGTATATTCTTAGTTAAGCCCAGCCCAATGGGGAGGGTTGAATTTTGGGATTCATAATGGAAAGCACAAACCGTGATATTGGTGTTCTCAATGAAAAACACGTTTCGGTGGATTATAGTTGGCAAACTGGCCAAGCCAGCCAATAACCAAATAACGATGCAGGTGACTTTGGCCATAAGCATTGTACGCCGAAGGCGGGCTTTCATTGGATGAACAATAGCCAGGTAACGGTCGATGCTTAGACATGTGAGTAGAAACACACTGGCATAGAGGTTGAAACTGACACTGGCTGAAGCGATCTTACACAGGTAATTGCCAAAGGGCCAGCGATATTCCATGGCAGTGTAGACAGCCCACAGTGGTAAGGTCAGTAAAAAGCATAAGTCAGCCAGTgctaaattcaaaagaaaaacactggcCACAGTCTTCAGTTTCATGTAAAAGTAAATGACAATCACTACCAAGCTGTTTCCAAATATTCCCACCACAAAAATGATACTGTATAAAGTAGGGATCATGACAAATATGTAATTGTGCCTTCCAGCTTTGGGACAGTCATCTTGGATTCTTTTAATACCATCTTCAGTGGAAGAGTTGAGGATCATTTTGATCTCCTGGGTTAATTAGTCTTAGACACTATGCCAGATGCacctggagaaaataaaaatgaaaaggtaaaaaaaaaaaaagaactttcagttataaacaaatagttttatttttcagtcataAATACAGTAACTCCACTTtagtcttaggaaaaaaatagatcatATTTTCTGGAGAAAAACTGAACCGAGAAAGGGTAGGAttacacatttaaattaatttttagaacATATCGCTTTTCTAGAAAGTAATAAATATCCTCCAGGTAAACAGAAATGGGGGTGCTATGTGAATAAACTTATCTAggttctttgcattttttctaGAAGTAAATCCCAGCTTCCACATTGATTAAAAAAGCATAGTCTAAATCTCAGAAAATGCTACTGAATTAAATTAGTTATTCAGGAAGACTTGAGTTTTTCCAGAAGCTTCTGCAAATATTTGCTTCAATATTTTACATAGTCAGTAAACAAGCTATTCACTTACATGATTTAGAAAATCAACATACTCTTCCCTAGCAGAGTCCATCAGAAAACCCTTGGGAGGGAGGCTGAGGATGCTGTGGGGGTAACATCACAGGATGAGGTACAGGCATACTCTGAGGTAAAAAGCTCAGCGTATGGCATAGGCAAGTCTGTCTGGGCAGGGGGCGGGTGCTGGGTAAAGATCCTCTTGCTACCCCAGGAGCAGGTCCCTAGATGAGCATGGCTGTGCGTTCTTTTTGTAGCAAAGTGTCCTGGGCAAGATGAGGAACAG contains these protein-coding regions:
- the AGTR1 gene encoding type-1 angiotensin II receptor, which produces MILNSSTEDGIKRIQDDCPKAGRHNYIFVMIPTLYSIIFVVGIFGNSLVVIVIYFYMKLKTVASVFLLNLALADLCFLLTLPLWAVYTAMEYRWPFGNYLCKIASASVSFNLYASVFLLTCLSIDRYLAIVHPMKARLRRTMLMAKVTCIVIWLLAGLASLPTIIHRNVFFIENTNITVCAFHYESQNSTLPIGLGLTKNILGFLFPFLIILTSYTLIWKTLKRAYEIQKNKPRNDDIFKIIMAIVLFFFFSWVPHQIFTFLDVLIQLGIIHDCKIADIVDTAMPITICIAYFNNCLNPLFYGFLGKKFKKYFLQLLKYIPPKAKSHSNLSTKMSTLSYRPSDNGNTSAKKPASCIEVESHT